The following proteins are co-located in the Tetrapisispora phaffii CBS 4417 chromosome 4, complete genome genome:
- the SHY1 gene encoding cytochrome oxidase assembly protein SHY1 (similar to Saccharomyces cerevisiae SHY1 (YGR112W); ancestral locus Anc_3.457): MISCRLPIFKTRIQPLLFKGTVSRLPLINRNNSNGVKQFNRTVITSIVDWKPLKSKKRPDEDEAKSSGIGKKIVLGLMFAMPIISFYLGTWQLRRLAWKNKLIASCEDRLSYKVIPLPAHFKYEDCENWEYRRVSLKGHYVHQEEMFVGPRVKNGFKGYVLYTPFIREDTGEKMIIERGWISEEKVAPSERSLRHLSLPQGTTEIVCLVRVPKHPSSMQWEKADKNSRVWEVADIFDMAKVTNSVPVHLQFIYDMTDHVVFNNKNASNNGNLSWSWEFWQNNKNDSPVPITSGNANANSKSGYTNAEVIEFSEEQFRRAGVPIGKLPKIDFKNNHLQYIVTWYGLTFLSSIFLIVALVKMRKGNTASQAALKKEKLNHAKKYM, from the coding sequence ATGATTAGTTGTAGACTTCCCATATTTAAAACACGGATTCAACCCTTGCTTTTTAAGGGAACTGTTTCTAGATTGCCATTGATCAATAGAAATAATTCGAATGGAGTTAAACAGTTTAATAGAACAGTTATAACTTCGATTGTTGATTGGAAACCATTAAAGAGTAAGAAGAGGCCCGATGAAGATGAAGCTAAATCATCAGGTATTGGGAAGAAAATTGTACTTGGTTTAATGTTTGCAATGCctattatatctttttatCTGGGGACGTGGCAATTGAGAAGGTTAGCATGGAAGAATAAACTAATTGCATCTTGTGAAGATAGATTATCTTATAAAGTAATCCCCTTACCAGCGCATTTTAAATATGAGGATTGTGAAAATTGGGAATATCGTCGAGTATCATTGAAAGGTCATTATGTCCATCAAGAAGAAATGTTTGTTGGACCAAGGGTCAAGAATGGATTCAAAGGGTATGTGTTGTATACTCCCTTCATAAGAGAGGATACTGGTGAAAAGATGATTATTGAAAGAGGATGGATTAGTGAAGAAAAAGTAGCTCCTAGTGAAAGGTCATTACGCCATCTATCATTGCCCCAAGGGACGACTGAAATTGTTTGCCTTGTAAGAGTGCCAAAACATCCTTCATCAATGCAATGGGAGAAAGCAGATAAGAATTCAAGAGTTTGGGAAGTAGCCGACATCTTTGACATGGCAAAAGTAACGAACAGTGTCCCGGTTCATTTACAATTCATATACGACATGACCGACCATGTGGTTTTCAATAACAAAAACGCTTCCAATAATGGAAACTTATCATGGTCATGGGAGTTTTGGCAAAATAACAAGAATGATTCTCCAGTACCAATTACCAGTGGCAATGCTAATGCGAATTCCAAATCTGGCTATACCAATGCAGAAGTCATCGAATTTAGTGAGGAACAATTCAGAAGAGCAGGCGTCCCAATAGGGAAATTACCAAAGATCGACTTCAAGAATAACCACCTACAGTATATAGTTACATGGTATGGTTTAACATTCCTAAGTTCTATATTTCTAATTGTAGCATTAGTAAAAATGAGAAAGGGCAATACAGCTTCCCAAGCAGCCTTGAAGAAGGAAAAACTAAACCATGCAAAGAAGTATATGTGA
- the TPHA0D04070 gene encoding uncharacterized protein (similar to Saccharomyces cerevisiae YGR111W; ancestral locus Anc_3.456), with the protein MSAINNNNLSFELTSDWDIIHFTHLSNGVKWAGLLTLEEYADREYMLGTSEISTKNENDIFIQEHPTFAEWLGIKHFILKDTSLPIGNAKTDQIVSSCETLNRLGYCINPKRGNSIEPALILCIGGVWTQENHRGKKYAEQMIASLNKFYDEIRNRHDAPVAIKNMVITLYSEVGEYYKRVGYTSRHIPIHELTKLDQIGEEYCNGIQQPVGKFLGFSDYEDLVKLHVSKYARTLLKLHVEHPNSFVFTVAADIDIYKWFQHRDEFIKNKTKKGESGVSKFGFRFNDDNTHVIWHHNWNDDTLIIVTLFYGEESLSNDGSRMKQIMSLAIQECKDQKLSKLEFWNEEIPIKEQYPELYSTLSRLEPEGHLFKENGSISAFKSPPGYGPEEVEWANNTKFCWF; encoded by the coding sequence ATGTCAGctatcaataataataatttatcattcgAATTGACTTCTGACTGGgatattattcatttcaCACATTTAAGCAATGGTGTCAAATGGGCAGGATTGTTAACATTAGAAGAATACGCTGATAGAGAATATATGTTAGGGACCTCTGAAATATCAACAaagaatgaaaatgatatatttattcaagAACACCCTACTTTTGCAGAATGGCTGGGAATTAAGCATTTCATTCTAAAGGATACATCATTACCAATTGGAAATGCTAAGACTGACCAAATTGTATCTAGTTGTGAAACCTTGAATCGATTAGGATACTGTATCAACCCTAAGCGTGGTAATAGTATAGAACCAGCtttaatattatgtatTGGTGGTGTTTGGACTCAAGAGAATCACCGTGGTAAGAAATATGCTGAACAGATGATTGCTTCtttaaacaaattttaCGATGAAATTAGAAATAGACATGATGCACCAGTTGccattaaaaatatggtGATTACTCTATATAGTGAAGTTGGTGAATATTATAAACGTGTTGGATATACTTCTCGTCATATCCCCATTCATGAACTAACAAAGCTTGACCAGATAGGTGAGGAATATTGTAATGGAATCCAACAGCCTGTTGGGAAATTTTTAGGTTTTAGTGATTATGAAGATTTAGTTAAGTTAcatgtttcaaaatatgCTCGTACACTGTTAAAACTGCATGTGGAGCATCCTAACTCTTTTGTATTTACAGTTGCAGCagatattgatatatataaatggtTTCAACATAGAGATGAATTCATCAAGAACAAAACCAAGAAAGGTGAATCTGGTGTCTCTAAATTTGGATTCAGATTTAACGACGATAATACGCATGTCATTTGGCATCATAATTGGAATGACGATACTTTGATAATAGTCACGCTCTTCTATGGTGAAGAATCTCTCAGTAACGACGGATCTAGAATGAAACAAATCATGTCATTAGCCATTCAAGAATGTAAAGATCAAAAACTGTCCAAACTTGAGTTTTGGAACGAAGAAATTCCAATTAAAGAACAGTATCCAGAACTATATTCCACTTTATCAAGATTAGAACCAGAAGGTCatttattcaaagaaaatggTTCAATAAGTGCTTTCAAAAGTCCACCAGGTTATGGACCAGAAGAAGTTGAATGGGCTAACAACACAAAATTTTGCTGGTTCTAA
- the DAM1 gene encoding Dam1p (similar to Saccharomyces cerevisiae DAM1 (YGR113W); ancestral locus Anc_3.458), which translates to MNQNKSKSVSARAPTEYKLSNSSNPSSRRTSLGKGLSESNGLYIPGDNFFNTTGRIGNESINGGTTTNMSRNIATGGTSSELDFIKEFLLPSIRSLNDSMNTLDKNFSDLNIIQENLIDFNESLSALLYGMMFNSWCVAYPSIPSDIKVELDKVNILDSITLERHELQRRIAALQNTHNNAASGDASIANNRFVQPSLTVEQVKKHNNRLQEMGYEDDRLSDDAYINELHNYDEDDEVNSEASFVLNPINNVAGHASQPHTVNSLGPSNVSSNSHKNKQRNSKLRRKSILHTIRNSIATQRNVTDARTGINDIGTSATRITGNNTRGQVRKPSNRATSRTYPADNQPKDSEAHIATRGVNRSHTDARPPFR; encoded by the coding sequence ATGAATCAGAATAAATCGAAATCGGTGAGTGCTAGAGCACCAACTGAATATAAGTTATCGAATAGTAGTAATCCTAGTTCTAGGAGAACGTCGCTGGGGAAAGGTCTTAGTGAGAGCAATGGTCTTTATATTCCGGGGGACAACTTTTTCAATACTACTGGTAGAATTGGTAATGAATCGATTAATGGGGGTACTACTACGAATATGAGTAGAAATATTGCCACTGGTGGTACTAGCAGTGAActtgattttattaagGAATTCTTGCTACCTAGCATTCGCTCGCTGAATGACTCGATGAATACTTTGGACAAGAATTTCTCCGACTTGAATATCATTCAAGAGAATTTAATCgattttaatgaatcttTAAGCGCATTGTTATACGGTATGATGTTCAACTCATGGTGTGTAGCATACCCAAGTATACCAAGCGATATCAAGGTAGAGTTGGATAAAGTGAATATTTTAGATTCAATCACTTTGGAGAGACACGAATTACAAAGAAGGATTGCTGCATTACAAAACACACATAATAACGCTGCTTCTGGAGACGCTTCGATTGCAAACAACAGATTTGTACAACCTTCTCTTACTGTGGAACAAGTCAAGAAGCATAATAATAGATTGCAAGAAATGGGGTACGAAGACGACAGGTTGTCGGACGATGCATACATCAATGAGCTTCACAATTATGACGAAGACGACGAAGTGAATAGTGAAGCCTCGTTTGTTCTGAACCCGATCAATAATGTGGCAGGACATGCTAGCCAGCCGCATACCGTGAACAGCCTCGGTCCAAGTAATGTATCAAGCAATAGCCACAAAAACAAGCAAAGAAATAGCAAATTGAGAAGAAAATCGATCTTGCATACGATCAGAAACAGCATTGCAACTCAAAGGAACGTCACGGACGCGAGGACTGGCATTAATGATATTGGTACATCCGCCACCCGTATAACGGGCAACAACACCCGGGGCCAGGTAAGAAAACCTAGCAATAGAGCCACCTCCCGAACATACCCTGCTGATAACCAACCCAAAGATTCAGAGGCTCACATAGCCACGAGGGGGGTCAACAGATCCCACACGGATGCAAGACCCCCATTCAGGTGA